A window of the Spirochaetae bacterium HGW-Spirochaetae-1 genome harbors these coding sequences:
- a CDS encoding hydrogenase, with the protein MKKSGLKNLKRSLWVFHLNTGSCNACDIEILATLMPRYDAERFGIKLVGTPRHADILLVTGTMTEKIRDKIIRVYEQVPDPKLVMVIGGCGCTKGVFQESYAMAGPVDMFLPVDVYVPGCPPRPEAIIYGVARAWEKLEKLEKKDEIAS; encoded by the coding sequence ATGAAAAAAAGCGGTTTAAAAAATCTCAAGCGATCCCTCTGGGTGTTTCATCTCAATACCGGATCGTGCAACGCCTGTGATATAGAAATTCTTGCCACGCTCATGCCGCGTTACGACGCGGAGCGCTTCGGTATCAAGCTGGTGGGAACACCGCGGCATGCCGATATCCTTCTCGTGACCGGGACGATGACGGAAAAAATACGGGACAAGATCATACGGGTCTATGAGCAGGTTCCCGATCCGAAACTGGTTATGGTAATAGGGGGATGCGGCTGCACCAAGGGCGTCTTCCAGGAATCCTATGCCATGGCCGGGCCCGTGGACATGTTTCTTCCCGTCGATGTCTATGTGCCGGGTTGTCCGCCGAGACCTGAAGCGATAATATACGGTGTGGCCAGGGCCTGGGAGAAATTGGAAAAACTGGAGAAAAAAGATGAAATTGCATCCTGA
- a CDS encoding NADH dehydrogenase subunit: MSLQTYTLNIGPTHPAFKEPVQFKFEIDGEIVVKTDIEFGYTHRGIESVARSRNFIEVIYLLERVCGICSVSHPMAYCMAVEQAAGIEVPGRAQYIRTIIGELERLHSHLLWAGVAAHEIGFDTLFMYTWNVREDVLDLLELVTGNRVNYAMLTIGGVRRDITEELVPVIREVLDHYRSLYNRMSEIMLHDESVRMRCEDVGVLTYEDALRFCAVGPTARASGLNKDVRVDYPMNAYPDMEWLRPVSPRDLGREPHGDVYDRVIVRVLEIQQSIEIIEYCLDHMPEGPIAEETNSVKIINKLKKMQGEGMGRYEAPRGEVSHYDILDNREGPAQLKVKAPTYSNMQTWVTMLEGAEIADIPIVVASIDPCIACADRMTFTKGNGKIVTLTSADLHKMSIEKMNEVRRKCNR; the protein is encoded by the coding sequence ATGAGTCTTCAGACATATACATTGAATATAGGGCCCACGCATCCGGCCTTCAAGGAACCGGTACAGTTTAAATTCGAGATTGATGGAGAAATAGTCGTTAAAACCGACATCGAGTTCGGATATACCCACCGCGGAATAGAAAGCGTTGCCCGGTCGCGGAATTTTATCGAGGTCATTTATCTCCTGGAGCGAGTATGCGGGATATGCTCCGTATCGCATCCCATGGCTTACTGCATGGCGGTTGAACAGGCCGCAGGCATAGAAGTTCCGGGACGGGCACAATACATCCGCACCATAATCGGAGAACTGGAGAGGCTCCATTCTCACCTGCTCTGGGCCGGCGTGGCTGCCCATGAGATCGGTTTCGATACGCTTTTCATGTATACCTGGAATGTCCGCGAGGATGTTCTCGATCTGCTGGAACTGGTTACAGGAAACCGGGTCAACTATGCCATGCTCACCATTGGCGGTGTGCGCAGGGACATAACCGAAGAGCTTGTTCCGGTCATCAGGGAGGTCCTGGACCATTACCGCTCCCTCTACAACAGGATGAGTGAGATTATGCTGCATGACGAATCGGTGCGTATGCGCTGTGAGGATGTGGGAGTGCTCACCTATGAAGACGCATTGAGATTCTGCGCCGTGGGACCCACGGCACGGGCATCGGGTCTGAACAAGGATGTCAGGGTCGATTATCCCATGAACGCCTATCCGGACATGGAATGGCTGCGGCCCGTGAGCCCCCGGGACCTGGGACGCGAGCCCCATGGTGATGTCTATGACAGGGTCATCGTCAGGGTCCTGGAAATTCAGCAGTCCATCGAGATTATTGAATACTGTCTTGATCATATGCCGGAAGGACCGATTGCCGAAGAAACCAATTCCGTGAAGATCATCAACAAGCTGAAAAAGATGCAGGGTGAGGGCATGGGACGATACGAGGCTCCGCGCGGTGAGGTGTCCCATTATGACATTCTCGATAACAGGGAAGGGCCGGCTCAGCTGAAGGTGAAAGCTCCCACCTATTCGAATATGCAGACATGGGTTACCATGCTCGAGGGAGCGGAAATTGCCGATATTCCCATCGTGGTGGCTTCCATCGATCCCTGTATAGCCTGCGCTGACCGGATGACGTTCACAAAAGGAAACGGAAAAATTGTGACACTGACGTCGGCTGATCTGCATAAGATGAGTATTGAGAAAATGAACGAGGTGCGTAGAAAATGCAATCGATAG
- a CDS encoding formate hydrogenlyase subunit 4, translating into MQSIVVLIAASILIFVLSIYVGLFLKGIDRKAAAYYQSRIGPSLRQPFWDLKKLMLKQTIIPENAVGWIFKGAPAISLVSSAVLLIYIVMPYFMYLAGYHDFFLYAGDIILVVYLLMIPAIAMVAGGFASGSPYASIGAQREMVILMTTELPLAIIAVAFAWKVSNIDPRIAPFALVSFSQHPLWIGMGPLGIMGGTMLAITMAVIIPAELAKIPFDQAEAETEIADGLLAEYSGKYLAFFHLADAVKVLAITSLAVILFFPQGVKELCGCSLVIGSVDLTLAADILLFLLKHVLIYFFTVTTVRIAMARFKISHVARIFVIGMTATSLAGFFLIYLDTIIIKF; encoded by the coding sequence ATGCAATCGATAGTTGTACTGATAGCGGCGTCTATTCTAATATTTGTTCTGAGCATATACGTGGGGTTGTTTCTCAAGGGTATAGACAGGAAAGCGGCTGCCTATTACCAGTCCCGTATCGGGCCTTCGCTGCGGCAGCCCTTCTGGGATCTGAAAAAGCTCATGCTGAAGCAGACAATCATTCCTGAAAACGCCGTGGGCTGGATTTTCAAGGGAGCACCGGCAATTTCCCTTGTCTCGTCGGCCGTTCTTCTCATATATATTGTCATGCCTTATTTCATGTACCTGGCCGGGTATCACGATTTCTTTCTCTATGCCGGGGATATTATCCTTGTTGTATATCTGCTTATGATTCCCGCCATTGCCATGGTTGCCGGAGGTTTTGCTTCGGGATCCCCCTATGCATCCATCGGTGCGCAGCGCGAGATGGTTATTCTCATGACAACCGAGCTGCCCCTGGCCATCATTGCCGTGGCCTTTGCCTGGAAGGTGTCTAATATCGATCCCAGGATAGCGCCCTTTGCCCTGGTTTCCTTTTCACAGCATCCGCTGTGGATCGGCATGGGTCCCCTGGGGATAATGGGCGGGACCATGCTGGCCATCACCATGGCGGTGATAATCCCGGCTGAACTGGCAAAGATACCCTTTGACCAGGCCGAGGCGGAAACGGAGATTGCCGACGGGCTCCTGGCCGAGTATTCGGGCAAGTACCTGGCCTTCTTCCATCTTGCCGATGCCGTGAAGGTCCTGGCCATCACCTCCCTGGCCGTGATCCTGTTCTTTCCGCAGGGGGTCAAGGAGCTGTGCGGATGCAGCCTGGTTATCGGCTCCGTGGACCTTACCCTGGCCGCCGATATCCTGCTTTTTCTTTTAAAACATGTGCTGATATATTTTTTCACGGTGACAACGGTGAGGATTGCCATGGCCCGGTTCAAGATATCCCATGTGGCCAGGATTTTTGTCATTGGAATGACCGCCACGAGCCTTGCGGGATTTTTTCTGATTTATCTGGATACGATTATCATTAAATTTTAA
- a CDS encoding NADH-quinone oxidoreductase, which translates to MFSSIYQVMENFFLKKATNIFPVKHTPRSIIKVLEKGNIHGPVPVPRGFRGKPLFDYEKCIGCSMCEKVCPARAIEMYPVVANEKKSKRVVIYLSRCTYCSECAEVCPREAIVMSQDFMTADYDKYGDSLVVGIGERRLHEVHEEPAPAQDVQKEGD; encoded by the coding sequence ATGTTCAGCAGTATTTATCAGGTTATGGAAAACTTCTTCCTGAAGAAGGCCACCAATATATTCCCCGTGAAGCACACGCCCCGGTCCATCATCAAGGTCCTGGAAAAAGGGAACATTCACGGGCCCGTGCCCGTGCCACGGGGATTCCGGGGAAAGCCTCTTTTCGATTATGAAAAATGTATCGGATGCAGTATGTGCGAGAAGGTATGTCCTGCCCGGGCCATCGAGATGTACCCCGTCGTTGCCAATGAAAAAAAATCAAAGAGAGTGGTGATATATCTCTCGCGCTGTACCTATTGTTCCGAATGCGCCGAAGTGTGTCCCAGAGAGGCCATAGTCATGTCCCAGGACTTCATGACGGCCGATTATGACAAGTATGGCGATTCCCTTGTCGTGGGGATAGGGGAGCGCAGGCTTCACGAGGTCCATGAAGAACCCGCACCGGCACAGGACGTGCAGAAAGAGGGCGACTGA
- a CDS encoding hydrogenase 3 maturation endopeptidase HyCI, translating into MKNILLGIGNRLRSDDGAGSCTADRFVHEGWLSIDGADIPENYTGVIKREHPDLLVIVDACDLGEEPGTLRRVPLHLLSQDSGFNTHAAPLAFLVDYLKPHAGEILFIGIQPGTTEFGEGLSGAVADGIDRLMEHLHSGEIMSIPPARGS; encoded by the coding sequence ATGAAAAATATACTCCTCGGCATCGGCAACAGGCTCCGCAGCGACGACGGCGCCGGAAGCTGCACGGCTGACCGCTTTGTACATGAGGGCTGGCTTTCCATTGACGGCGCCGATATACCGGAAAATTATACGGGAGTGATCAAAAGGGAGCACCCCGACCTTCTTGTCATCGTGGACGCCTGCGATCTGGGAGAGGAGCCGGGCACACTGCGACGGGTGCCGCTGCACCTTTTATCGCAGGATTCGGGATTCAACACTCATGCTGCGCCTCTTGCTTTCCTCGTCGATTACCTGAAACCACATGCGGGAGAAATACTGTTTATCGGCATCCAGCCGGGGACAACCGAATTCGGCGAGGGATTGAGCGGGGCCGTGGCAGACGGCATTGATCGCCTCATGGAACATCTGCACTCGGGAGAAATCATGAGCATCCCCCCGGCCAGGGGCTCCTGA